Proteins from a single region of Plasmodium brasilianum strain Bolivian I chromosome 13, whole genome shotgun sequence:
- a CDS encoding PIR protein — MNLTKVILQHQMIISVNNYVSPKSNVEMETTFDTCYKSGLNGILLQAYEEIVGRSCIFYSNDSFNEWKEKKYLYYYYKVYDYIIKNSFSKKEEERCSKFLENIKNSCEKHTKSCYKYFFQKGNYMNEYPKYFICEKKYTPNHLLPKLKYTYN; from the exons ATGAATTTAACAAAAGTTATTCTACAGCATCAAATGATAATTTCTGTAAATAATTACGTAAGTCCAAAATCCAATGTGGAgat GGAAACTACTTTCGACACATGTTATAAATCTGGACTTAATGGTATTCTTCTTCAAGCGTACGAAGAAATAGTAGGAAGAAGTTGTATATTCTATTCTAATGACAGTTTTAATGaatggaaagaaaaaaaatacctatattattattataaagtatatgattatattataaagaatagtttttctaaaaaagaagaagaaaggTGCAGTAAATTtcttgaaaatataaaaaattcgtGTGAAAAACATACTAAGAGTtgctataaatatttttttcagaaaggtaattatatgaatgaatatccaaaatattttatatgtgaaaaaaaatatactccGAATCATCTCTTAcctaaattaaaatatacatataactaA